From Pongo pygmaeus isolate AG05252 chromosome 1, NHGRI_mPonPyg2-v2.0_pri, whole genome shotgun sequence, one genomic window encodes:
- the DUSP23 gene encoding dual specificity protein phosphatase 23 gives MGVQPPNFSWVLPGRLAGLALPRLPAHYQFLLDLGVRHLVSLTERGPPHSDSCPGLTLHRLRIPDFCPPAPDQIDRFVQIVDEANARGEAVGVHCALGFGRTGTMLACYLVKERGLAAGDAIAEIRRLRPGSIETYEQEKAVFQFYQRTK, from the exons ATGGGCGTGCAGCCCCCCAACTTCTCCTGGGTGCTTCCGGGCCGGCTGGCGGGGCTGGCGCTGCCGCGGCTCCCCGCCCACTACCAGTTCCTGTTGGACCTGGGCGTGCGGCACCTGGTGTCCCTGACGGAGCGCGGGCCCCCTCACAGCGACAGCTGCCCCGGCCTCACCCTGCACCGCCTGCGCATCCCCGACTTTTGCCCGCCGGCCCCCGACCAGATCGACCGCTTCGTACAGATCGTGGACGAGGCCAACGCACGGGGAGAG GCTGTGGGAGTGCACTGTGCTCTGGGCTTTGGCCGCACTGGCACCATGCTGGCCTGTTACCTGGTGAAGGAGCGGGGCTTGGCTGCAGGAGATGCCATTGCTGAAATCCGACGACTACGACCCGGCTCCATCGAGACCTATGAGCAGGAGAAAGCAGTCTTCCAGTTCTACCAGCGAACGAAATAA